A window of Eretmochelys imbricata isolate rEreImb1 chromosome 25, rEreImb1.hap1, whole genome shotgun sequence contains these coding sequences:
- the LOC144280121 gene encoding complement factor D-like, with protein MGYLSPFLALVVLLGISVCVGSPRGRILGGYEAPPHLKPYMASLQVDGKHVCGGFLIAEQWVLSAAHCLEDKHGKPFQVLLGAHSLSQPEPHKRLYGVRAEIGHPGSSTDTYDDDLLLLQLEEKALLNEHVKILPFQRQDRDVPADTMCEVAGWGEMSHSGKLPDKLRQVERPVISREKCNLRIHHDNTITEKMMCTDSRKKDTCPGDSGGPLVCNGIAEGVVAAGSRVCGNYKKPGIYTRIPPYIDWIERVMASTN; from the exons ATGGGTTACCTTTCGCCCTTCCTAGCTCTGGTTGTTTTGCTGGGCATCTCGGTGTGTG TGGGTAGCCCCAGGGGCCGTATTCTAGGGGGCTACGAAGCTCCTCCCCACCTGAAACCCTACATGGCTTCCCTGCAGGTGGATGGGAAGCATGTGTGTGGCGGGTTCCTGATCGCCGAGCAGTGGGTGCTGAGTGCAGCTCACTGCCTGGAAGACAA GCACGGCAAGCCGTTCCAGGTCCTCCTGGGAGCCCACTCTCTCTCGCAGCCAGAACCGCACAAGCGCCTTTATGGGGTGCGTGCGGAGATCGGCCACCCCGGCAGCAGCACGGACACCTACGACGAcgacctccttctcctccag CTAGAGGAGAAAGCGCTCCTCAACGAGCATGTGAAGATCCTGCCCTTCCAGAGGCAAGACAGGGATGTCCCAGCTGACACCATGTGCGAAGTGGCCGGCTGGGGTGAAATGAGCCACAGCGGGAAGCTGCCTGACAAATTGCGGCAGGTGGAGCGTCCGGTGATCAGCCGGGAGAAATGCAACCTAAGGATCCACCACGACAACACCATCACGGAGAAGATGATGTGCACCGACTCCAGGAAGAAGGACACCTGCCCG GGGGATTCCGGCGGGCCGCTCGTTTGCAATGGGATTGCCGAAggggtggtggctgctggctcTCGGGTCTGTGGGAACTACAAGAAGCCCGGAATCTACACCCGGATCCCACCCTACATCGACTGGATCGAGAGAGTCATGGCTTCAACAAACTGA